A stretch of Gemmobacter fulvus DNA encodes these proteins:
- a CDS encoding 3-methyl-2-oxobutanoate hydroxymethyltransferase has translation MARRPTIQDLRANRGTHQYAMLRVETLDEAEAAERAGVELLSVPPALLMDPRFRDAAPSAFACPGDNFYNIGGPEKMLDWALTMVRHGADAVYCSGSVAAIRLLADHAVPVCGHVGLIPSKATWTGGFKAVGKTLDQAQMIYRQCKALEEAGAFAVEIEVVPQSITDAIAEHTDLFLISMGAGPGGHAQYLFSDDVLGQTTGKVPRHAKRYRDFAAEYARLHRDRIAAYGEFVADVHSGSYPAPQYLVAGDAEVTAAFRHWLSEEA, from the coding sequence ATGGCCAGACGCCCGACAATTCAAGACCTGCGCGCCAATCGTGGCACACACCAATATGCCATGCTGCGCGTGGAAACGCTGGACGAAGCCGAAGCCGCCGAACGTGCCGGGGTGGAGCTGCTGTCCGTGCCGCCCGCGCTGCTGATGGATCCGCGCTTTCGCGATGCCGCCCCTTCCGCCTTTGCCTGCCCCGGCGACAATTTCTACAATATCGGCGGCCCTGAAAAGATGCTGGACTGGGCGCTGACCATGGTCCGGCACGGCGCGGATGCTGTCTATTGTTCGGGCAGCGTTGCGGCCATCCGTTTGCTGGCGGACCATGCGGTGCCGGTCTGTGGCCATGTCGGGCTGATCCCCTCCAAGGCCACATGGACGGGCGGCTTCAAGGCGGTGGGCAAGACACTGGATCAGGCGCAGATGATCTATCGCCAGTGTAAGGCACTGGAAGAGGCCGGGGCCTTTGCAGTGGAAATCGAGGTGGTGCCGCAGTCGATCACCGATGCGATTGCCGAGCATACCGACCTGTTCCTGATCTCCATGGGGGCCGGTCCGGGCGGCCATGCCCAGTATCTGTTCAGCGATGACGTGCTGGGCCAGACCACCGGCAAAGTGCCGCGCCATGCCAAGCGCTATCGCGATTTCGCCGCAGAATATGCGCGGCTGCACCGCGACCGCATCGCGGCCTATGGCGAGTTTGTCGCGGATGTTCATTCCGGCAGCTATCCCGCGCCGCAATACCTGGTGGCGGGCGATGCAGAGGTGACGGCGGCCTTCCGGCACTGGCTGTCAGAGGAGGCCTGA
- a CDS encoding MocE family 2Fe-2S type ferredoxin has product MTQWIDACATDDIDEEDVIRFDHGSATFAIYHAPEGAFYCTDGLCSHEQVHLADGLVMEHRIECPKHNGQFDYRTGEAKRAPVCVNLKTYPTKVEGGRVFIQLS; this is encoded by the coding sequence ATGACCCAATGGATCGACGCCTGCGCCACGGATGACATCGACGAAGAGGATGTGATCCGCTTCGATCATGGCAGCGCCACGTTTGCCATCTACCACGCACCCGAGGGCGCATTCTACTGCACCGATGGCCTGTGCAGCCATGAACAGGTGCATCTGGCCGATGGTCTGGTGATGGAGCATCGGATCGAATGCCCCAAGCACAATGGCCAGTTCGATTACCGCACCGGCGAGGCGAAGCGTGCGCCGGTCTGCGTCAATCTCAAGACCTATCCCACCAAGGTTGAAGGCGGTCGCGTCTTTATCCAGCTATCATAA
- a CDS encoding fatty acid desaturase family protein yields MTKRDYSLLGPDARRAVETGLATAEWYHTEVPRKEMKALMQRSDQPAIRDTFLLFGTMLVCATAGWLLWPSFWSLPFWAVYGVFYGSAMDSRWHECSHGTAFKTPWMNNLVYNIACFCMIRNPHSWRWSHARHHTDTYIVGRDPEIAIMRPPVFFKLIGNFFGIFDAWSGWGRMLLNATGRLAPEEQTYIPQSEHHKVIRVARLWCLIYAATLALALWLGSILPLMVIGLPRLYGAWHHVMTGLLQHGGLADNVNDHRLNSRTVLMNRFSRFVYWNMNYHVEHHMFPMVPYHALPKLHALIRHDLPAPNRSIAEAFREMWPVLRRQLANEDHFLKRDLPPTAKPYRDDFHMAALGAALGTAAE; encoded by the coding sequence ATGACAAAACGCGATTACAGCCTTCTGGGGCCTGATGCCCGACGCGCGGTTGAAACCGGGCTGGCCACAGCCGAATGGTATCACACCGAGGTGCCGCGCAAGGAAATGAAGGCCCTGATGCAGCGGTCCGACCAACCCGCGATCCGCGACACCTTCCTTTTGTTCGGCACCATGCTGGTCTGCGCGACAGCGGGATGGCTGCTCTGGCCCTCGTTCTGGTCGCTGCCGTTCTGGGCGGTCTATGGCGTGTTTTACGGCTCGGCCATGGACAGCCGCTGGCATGAATGCAGCCATGGCACCGCGTTCAAGACGCCGTGGATGAACAATCTCGTCTACAACATTGCCTGTTTCTGCATGATCCGAAACCCGCACAGCTGGCGCTGGAGCCATGCCCGCCACCATACCGATACCTATATCGTGGGCCGTGACCCCGAAATCGCGATCATGCGCCCGCCGGTGTTTTTCAAGCTGATCGGCAATTTTTTCGGCATCTTTGATGCCTGGTCCGGCTGGGGCCGGATGCTGCTGAACGCAACCGGGCGGCTGGCCCCCGAAGAGCAGACCTATATCCCGCAATCCGAACATCACAAGGTGATCCGCGTGGCGCGGCTGTGGTGCCTGATCTATGCCGCCACGCTGGCACTGGCGCTGTGGCTGGGCTCGATCCTGCCGCTGATGGTGATCGGCCTGCCCCGGCTCTATGGCGCATGGCATCATGTGATGACCGGCCTGCTGCAACATGGCGGATTGGCCGACAATGTGAACGATCACCGGCTGAACTCGCGCACCGTGCTGATGAACCGTTTCTCGCGCTTTGTGTACTGGAACATGAACTACCATGTGGAACACCACATGTTCCCGATGGTGCCCTATCACGCGCTGCCCAAGCTGCACGCCCTGATCCGGCACGATCTGCCCGCGCCCAACCGCTCGATCGCCGAGGCGTTCCGCGAAATGTGGCCGGTGCTGCGCCGCCAGCTGGCGAATGAGGATCATTTCCTCAAACGCGATCTGCCGCCCACCGCCAAACCCTACCGCGACGATTTTCACATGGCGGCCCTTGGCGCAGCCCTTGGCACCGCCGCCGAATGA
- a CDS encoding LacI family DNA-binding transcriptional regulator encodes MARRPGMAELAQAAGVSVATVDRVLNGREQVKPDTVARVHEAALRIGHPAARRIAPLAADLPELRFGVVLHKQGQDFYKAFAEALHRAVAAAPGVRGKLVLEFSASQSPSDMAGLLRSMAGRCDVLAATAVNHPEVTAAVEELKAQGLAVFSLLSDFAQGVRAGYVGLNNLKVGRTAGWLIGMAGRTPGKVAVFVGGHRWHGHELREAGFRSYLRECAPQLAVLDTVVNLETRQLTYEATLGLLARQPDLRGIYVAGGGMEGAIAALREARPAGVALVVSALTPDSRAGLAEGVVTLVTDTPLDTLCRDLLAIMVAAARDGVGPNGIQHFLPPDIHVAESL; translated from the coding sequence ATGGCAAGACGACCGGGAATGGCAGAGCTGGCACAGGCGGCTGGGGTATCGGTGGCAACGGTGGACCGGGTGCTGAACGGGCGGGAGCAGGTGAAACCCGATACCGTGGCGCGCGTGCATGAGGCGGCGCTGCGCATCGGTCATCCGGCGGCGCGGCGCATTGCCCCGCTGGCGGCAGATCTGCCCGAGTTGCGATTCGGCGTGGTGCTGCACAAGCAGGGGCAGGATTTCTACAAGGCCTTTGCCGAGGCCCTGCACCGCGCGGTTGCGGCAGCGCCCGGTGTGCGTGGCAAGCTGGTGCTGGAGTTTTCGGCCTCGCAATCGCCCTCCGACATGGCGGGGCTGCTGCGCAGCATGGCTGGGCGCTGCGATGTGCTGGCGGCAACGGCGGTCAACCACCCCGAGGTGACTGCCGCCGTTGAGGAGCTGAAGGCGCAGGGGCTGGCGGTGTTTTCGTTGCTGTCGGATTTCGCGCAGGGGGTGCGGGCGGGGTATGTCGGGCTGAACAACCTCAAGGTCGGGCGCACCGCGGGCTGGCTGATCGGCATGGCTGGGCGCACGCCGGGCAAGGTGGCGGTGTTTGTCGGCGGCCATCGCTGGCACGGCCATGAACTGCGCGAGGCGGGGTTTCGCAGCTATCTGCGCGAATGTGCGCCGCAGTTGGCCGTGCTGGACACGGTGGTGAACCTGGAAACCCGGCAATTGACCTATGAGGCGACGCTGGGCCTGCTGGCGCGCCAGCCCGATCTGCGTGGCATCTATGTGGCGGGCGGCGGCATGGAGGGGGCGATTGCGGCGCTGCGCGAGGCCCGGCCCGCCGGGGTGGCGCTGGTCGTCTCGGCGCTGACCCCCGATTCGCGCGCCGGTCTGGCTGAAGGCGTGGTGACGCTGGTCACCGATACGCCGCTGGACACGCTGTGCCGTGATCTGCTGGCCATCATGGTGGCTGCGGCGCGCGATGGGGTGGGGCCAAACGGCATCCAGCATTTTCTGCCCCCCGATATTCACGTGGCGGAATCGCTTTAG
- a CDS encoding TIM barrel protein, protein MLPFALNHMTTPRLGWEAFLDLSARLGCVGVEFRNDLPGALFDGADPAVVGAAVQARGLRFLALAEVKMFNDWSDAKQAEAAALMAIAKQAGAETISLIPRNDGVATDRADSRRVTETALRALLPMLRDAGLKAMVEPLGFEVCSLRYKDVLADAIDAVGGAGTYFMVHDTFHHHLAGGGAIFPELTGIVHVSGVVDPAVAVADMRDPHRVLVDDADRLGNVAQIRALRAAGYDGPISFEPFAPEVHALGDAYAPLRASMTFIDAGVAA, encoded by the coding sequence ATGCTGCCTTTCGCGTTGAACCACATGACCACGCCGCGTCTGGGCTGGGAGGCGTTTCTGGACCTTTCGGCCAGACTGGGCTGCGTCGGGGTGGAGTTTCGCAATGATCTGCCCGGCGCGCTGTTCGACGGGGCCGATCCGGCCGTGGTCGGGGCGGCGGTGCAGGCGCGGGGCCTGCGCTTTCTGGCGCTGGCCGAAGTGAAGATGTTCAACGACTGGTCGGATGCCAAACAGGCCGAAGCGGCGGCGCTGATGGCGATTGCCAAACAGGCCGGGGCCGAGACGATCAGCCTGATCCCGCGCAATGATGGCGTGGCGACGGATCGGGCCGACAGCCGCAGGGTCACTGAAACGGCGCTGCGCGCGCTGTTGCCGATGCTGCGCGACGCGGGGCTGAAGGCGATGGTCGAGCCGCTGGGCTTCGAGGTCTGCTCGCTGCGCTACAAGGATGTGCTGGCCGATGCGATTGATGCAGTGGGCGGTGCCGGCACCTATTTCATGGTGCATGATACCTTCCACCATCACCTTGCCGGGGGCGGGGCGATCTTTCCCGAACTGACCGGCATCGTGCATGTGTCGGGCGTGGTCGATCCGGCGGTGGCTGTCGCGGACATGCGCGACCCGCACCGGGTTCTGGTCGATGATGCAGACCGGCTGGGCAATGTGGCGCAGATCCGTGCCTTGCGCGCCGCAGGTTATGACGGCCCGATCAGCTTTGAGCCCTTTGCGCCCGAGGTGCATGCGCTGGGCGATGCCTATGCGCCGTTGCGCGCCTCGATGACGTTTATTGACGCGGGTGTCGCGGCCTGA
- a CDS encoding substrate-binding domain-containing protein: protein MKKTLLAAGFASLMATTAMAQDIGVSMALFDDNFLTVLRNGLDAKGKELGVGLQIEDAQNDVAKQLDQINNFIASGVSAIIVNPVDTSATQAMSDAAAAANIPLVYVNREPVNVDTMPDNQAFVASNELDSGTLQTKEVCRLFKDAGKTEANIYVIMGELSNQAAVMRTKDIHDVIAGPDCGVKVNILDEQTSNWSRDLAQNLMTNWLSTGAAFDGVIANNDESAIGAIQAMKASGVDMATVVVAGIDATQDALAAMQAGDLDVTVFQDAAGQGAGALDAAIKLSKGEAVEQKVYIPFQLVTPANIGDFLAKN, encoded by the coding sequence ATGAAAAAGACCCTTCTGGCTGCCGGTTTTGCCTCGCTGATGGCAACCACCGCAATGGCGCAAGACATTGGCGTGTCGATGGCGCTGTTTGACGACAACTTTCTGACGGTTCTGCGCAACGGGCTGGATGCCAAGGGCAAGGAACTGGGCGTCGGCCTGCAGATCGAAGATGCGCAGAACGATGTGGCCAAGCAGCTTGACCAGATCAACAACTTCATCGCCTCGGGCGTGTCGGCCATCATCGTGAACCCGGTCGATACCTCGGCCACGCAGGCCATGTCGGATGCCGCCGCTGCCGCGAACATCCCGCTGGTCTATGTGAACCGCGAGCCGGTGAACGTCGACACCATGCCCGACAATCAGGCCTTCGTCGCCTCGAACGAACTGGATTCGGGCACGCTGCAAACCAAGGAAGTCTGCCGCCTGTTCAAGGACGCGGGCAAGACCGAGGCGAACATCTATGTGATCATGGGCGAGCTGTCGAACCAGGCTGCCGTGATGCGCACCAAGGACATTCACGATGTCATCGCCGGGCCGGATTGCGGCGTGAAGGTCAATATCCTGGACGAGCAGACCTCGAACTGGTCGCGCGATCTGGCACAGAACCTGATGACCAACTGGCTGTCCACCGGCGCGGCGTTTGATGGCGTGATTGCCAACAATGACGAATCCGCCATCGGCGCCATTCAGGCGATGAAGGCATCGGGCGTGGATATGGCCACCGTCGTGGTGGCAGGTATCGACGCCACGCAGGACGCACTGGCGGCGATGCAGGCGGGCGATCTGGATGTGACGGTGTTCCAGGATGCTGCCGGTCAGGGCGCAGGCGCGCTGGATGCGGCGATCAAGCTGAGCAAAGGCGAAGCCGTGGAGCAGAAGGTCTACATTCCGTTCCAGCTGGTGACCCCGGCCAATATCGGCGATTTCCTCGCCAAGAACTGA
- a CDS encoding ABC transporter permease has product MSQTTHGLGGLKYDPTKKARAPEWNVFFALVGIIIVFELIGRLFMGDSFLFNTRDNVDTLFNQARLQIIILQVSIVGIIAIGVTQVIITGGIDLSSGSIVGATAMIAMSFAQVAMVNGNPNPKAIFGDLGWMDLPVIVPVLVGLSCGVVAGLINGSLVAYTKIPPFIATLGMMVTARGIAKWWSKGNPISFPTDSYALIGKGMTPVFLFVVLAVLFHCIMTYTKYGKHCYAIGSNEAATRMSGINVDRHKVLVYVIASGLAAFAAIVLSSKNLTAQAGMGVMYELDAIAMAVIGGVSLQGGRGSILGTVLGALIFGVIISGFTFLKLDAYYQEMVKGVIIVGAVVLDQWRQQSRSRGK; this is encoded by the coding sequence GTGTCACAAACGACGCATGGGCTGGGCGGCCTGAAATATGATCCGACAAAGAAAGCACGCGCGCCAGAATGGAACGTCTTCTTTGCTCTGGTCGGCATCATCATCGTGTTCGAACTGATCGGTCGGCTGTTCATGGGCGACAGCTTTCTGTTCAACACACGCGACAATGTGGACACGCTGTTCAATCAGGCGCGGTTGCAGATCATCATCCTTCAGGTGTCCATCGTCGGCATCATCGCCATCGGTGTGACGCAGGTTATCATCACCGGCGGGATTGATCTGTCGTCTGGCTCCATCGTCGGGGCCACGGCGATGATCGCCATGAGTTTTGCACAGGTTGCCATGGTGAACGGCAACCCCAACCCCAAGGCGATTTTCGGGGATCTGGGCTGGATGGACCTGCCGGTGATCGTGCCGGTGCTGGTCGGGCTGAGCTGCGGTGTGGTGGCGGGCCTGATCAACGGATCCTTGGTGGCCTATACCAAGATCCCGCCGTTCATCGCCACGCTGGGCATGATGGTCACGGCGCGCGGCATTGCGAAATGGTGGTCCAAGGGCAACCCGATCTCTTTCCCGACCGACAGCTATGCGCTGATCGGCAAGGGCATGACGCCGGTGTTCCTGTTCGTGGTGCTGGCGGTGCTGTTCCACTGTATCATGACCTACACGAAATATGGCAAACATTGCTACGCCATCGGCTCGAACGAAGCGGCGACGCGCATGTCGGGCATCAATGTCGACCGTCACAAGGTGCTGGTCTATGTCATCGCCTCGGGTCTGGCTGCCTTTGCTGCCATCGTGCTGTCGTCCAAGAACCTGACCGCACAGGCCGGCATGGGGGTGATGTATGAACTCGACGCCATCGCCATGGCCGTGATCGGCGGGGTGTCGCTGCAAGGCGGGCGCGGCTCGATCCTCGGCACCGTGCTGGGCGCGCTGATCTTCGGCGTGATCATCTCGGGCTTCACCTTCCTGAAGCTCGACGCGTATTATCAGGAAATGGTCAAGGGCGTGATCATCGTCGGTGCCGTGGTTCTGGATCAATGGCGGCAGCAAAGCCGGTCGCGGGGGAAATAA
- a CDS encoding ATP-binding cassette domain-containing protein produces the protein MSDIILETRGLTKRYGGVHALEDANFVLRKGEHIAVVGDNGAGKSTFVRQITAVEQKSGGQVFFDGREVNFSGPLEARESGIETVFQTLALADDLDVPSNLFLGRELFKFRLGPFSVLDRKTMRERTLEALKTTAVKIPNVDNPIRNMSGGQRQCVSIARTAAFASKLVIMDEPTAALGVQETAQVENIIRGLKERGVPLILVSHNLRQVFDLVDRIVVFRRGRIVASLNKDETDGNDIVSYITGVKGIGAEASHA, from the coding sequence ATGAGCGATATCATTCTGGAAACCCGTGGCCTGACCAAACGCTATGGCGGTGTGCATGCGCTGGAGGATGCCAATTTCGTGCTGCGCAAGGGCGAACATATCGCTGTGGTGGGCGACAATGGCGCGGGCAAATCGACCTTCGTGCGCCAGATCACGGCGGTAGAGCAGAAGTCCGGCGGGCAGGTGTTTTTCGATGGCCGCGAGGTGAACTTCTCGGGGCCGCTGGAGGCGCGCGAATCCGGGATCGAAACCGTGTTTCAGACGCTGGCGCTGGCCGATGATCTGGACGTGCCGTCGAACCTGTTTCTGGGGCGCGAGCTGTTCAAGTTCCGCCTTGGGCCGTTTTCGGTGCTGGATCGCAAGACGATGCGCGAACGCACGCTGGAGGCGCTGAAAACCACGGCGGTCAAGATCCCCAATGTCGACAACCCTATCCGCAACATGAGCGGCGGGCAGCGGCAATGTGTGTCCATCGCGCGCACGGCGGCCTTTGCGTCGAAACTGGTGATCATGGATGAACCGACGGCGGCGCTGGGGGTGCAGGAAACCGCGCAGGTGGAAAACATCATTCGCGGCCTGAAGGAGCGCGGCGTGCCACTGATTCTGGTCAGCCACAATCTGCGGCAGGTGTTTGATCTGGTCGACCGGATCGTGGTGTTCCGGCGCGGGCGCATCGTGGCGAGCCTGAACAAGGACGAAACCGACGGCAATGACATCGTGAGTTATATCACCGGCGTCAAAGGCATCGGGGCCGAGGCAAGCCATGCGTGA
- a CDS encoding SDR family oxidoreductase, giving the protein MRDHAETVAVITGGSQGLGLAIAERLLAEGCGRMILAGRGVAKGEAVAAQLRAGGADVRFLPADMGRPDEAIALIDRAASRFGRVTALVNAAAATDRGSILDTTPEAWDNLMAVNARGPFFALQRFAQLAAQHGHPAQAVNILSMVVHCGQSFLAPYSASKAALANVTRNAAQALRGHRIRVNAINCGWMDTPGEDETQRKYHGATDGWLAAAEAAQPMGMLVKPAHVAGLASFMLSPASGVMTGAVVDFDQNVSGAYPE; this is encoded by the coding sequence ATGCGTGACCACGCCGAAACGGTGGCCGTGATCACCGGCGGATCGCAGGGCCTTGGCCTTGCGATTGCCGAGCGGCTGCTGGCCGAAGGCTGCGGGCGCATGATCCTGGCAGGCCGGGGTGTTGCCAAGGGCGAGGCGGTAGCGGCGCAGCTCAGGGCAGGCGGGGCCGACGTGCGCTTCCTGCCCGCCGATATGGGCCGCCCGGACGAGGCGATTGCCCTGATCGACCGCGCGGCATCGCGGTTTGGCCGGGTGACGGCGCTGGTCAATGCGGCGGCGGCCACCGACCGCGGCTCGATCCTTGATACAACGCCCGAGGCCTGGGACAACCTGATGGCCGTCAATGCCCGCGGGCCGTTCTTTGCGCTGCAACGTTTTGCGCAGCTGGCGGCGCAACACGGCCATCCGGCGCAGGCGGTCAATATCCTGTCGATGGTGGTGCATTGCGGCCAAAGCTTTCTGGCGCCCTATTCGGCCAGCAAGGCCGCGCTGGCCAATGTGACGCGCAACGCGGCGCAGGCACTGCGCGGCCATCGCATCCGGGTCAATGCCATCAACTGCGGCTGGATGGACACGCCGGGCGAGGATGAGACCCAGCGCAAATACCATGGGGCCACCGATGGCTGGCTGGCGGCGGCAGAGGCGGCGCAGCCGATGGGCATGTTGGTCAAACCCGCGCATGTGGCGGGGCTGGCCAGTTTCATGCTATCGCCCGCCTCTGGCGTGATGACCGGGGCTGTGGTGGATTTCGATCAGAATGTTTCCGGCGCCTATCCCGAATAA
- the iolG gene encoding inositol 2-dehydrogenase, translating into MTVKFALLGAGRIGKVHAKAITGDANATLVAVADAFPTAAQAIADHYGCQVRSIEEIAAAKDIDAVVICTPTDTHADLIEMFATAGKAIFCEKPIDLSLDRVKACLSVVRATKATLMVGFNRRFDPHFAAVRAEIDKGTIGDVEMAVITSRDPGAPPIDYIGRSGGIFRDMTIHDFDMARFLLGEEIAEVAATAAVLVDPAIGTAGDFDSVQVLLKTASGKQAMISNSRRATYGYDQRIEVHGSKGAASAENQRPVSIEVATSAGYTRPPLHDFFMTRYTEAYAAEIASFITAVSGKGAAEPSGEDGLIALALANAALLSVAEGRTVKMSEIL; encoded by the coding sequence ATGACTGTCAAATTCGCGCTTCTGGGCGCTGGCCGGATCGGCAAGGTTCACGCCAAGGCGATCACGGGCGATGCCAATGCCACGCTGGTGGCCGTGGCCGATGCGTTTCCCACGGCGGCACAGGCGATTGCCGATCACTATGGCTGTCAGGTGCGCAGCATCGAGGAAATCGCGGCGGCCAAGGATATTGACGCCGTGGTGATCTGCACCCCCACCGATACCCATGCCGACCTGATCGAGATGTTCGCCACGGCGGGCAAGGCGATCTTCTGCGAAAAGCCGATCGACCTGAGCCTTGACCGCGTGAAGGCCTGCCTGTCGGTGGTGCGCGCCACCAAGGCCACGCTGATGGTGGGTTTCAACCGCCGCTTCGACCCGCATTTCGCCGCCGTCCGTGCCGAGATCGACAAGGGCACGATCGGCGATGTGGAAATGGCCGTCATCACCTCGCGCGATCCGGGCGCGCCGCCGATTGACTATATCGGGCGGTCGGGCGGGATCTTCCGCGACATGACCATCCATGATTTCGACATGGCGCGCTTCCTGCTGGGCGAAGAGATTGCCGAAGTGGCCGCCACCGCCGCAGTGCTGGTGGATCCGGCGATTGGCACGGCAGGCGATTTCGACAGCGTTCAGGTGCTGCTGAAAACCGCCAGCGGCAAACAGGCGATGATTTCGAACTCGCGCCGCGCCACCTATGGCTATGATCAGCGCATCGAGGTGCATGGCTCCAAAGGCGCGGCCTCGGCGGAAAACCAGCGCCCGGTGTCCATCGAGGTGGCGACGTCGGCCGGCTATACCCGGCCGCCGCTGCATGACTTCTTCATGACCCGCTATACCGAGGCCTATGCCGCCGAAATCGCGAGCTTCATCACCGCAGTTTCGGGCAAGGGCGCTGCCGAACCTTCGGGCGAGGATGGGCTGATCGCACTGGCGCTGGCCAATGCGGCGCTGCTGTCTGTGGCCGAAGGCCGCACTGTGAAAATGTCGGAAATCCTGTAA
- the argE gene encoding acetylornithine deacetylase, producing the protein MRAIFDRLMAFDTVSAKPNMDLMLYVQGLLAEAGIAAQLIPDATGGKANLFATVGPASVPGVMLSGHTDVVPVEGQSWTKPPFALTEEDGRFYGRGATDMKGFCALAIDAMLKAAALEQAGRPIAVPLHLALSYDEEIGCMGVRSLVDMLAQAPVKPRFCIVGEPTGMQVATGHKGKVALRATCTGREGHSALAPLALNALHLAADFLNAVRALQARVAAEGVRDGDYDVPYTTLHVGKMQGGVQVNIVPNTATLDFEIRSLAEDDPETLIADLRTAAEAIVAPLRAEYPEAAIRVDRLWDYPGLGTPSEAAVVNFVKGLTGANGTMKVAFGTEGGLFSERLGIPTVICGPGSMAQGHKPDEYVSVEQMARCAAMLDALILQLEQGI; encoded by the coding sequence ATGCGCGCGATTTTCGACAGGCTGATGGCATTTGATACGGTGAGCGCAAAGCCCAACATGGATCTGATGCTCTATGTGCAGGGGCTGCTGGCCGAGGCCGGCATTGCGGCGCAGCTGATCCCCGATGCGACAGGCGGCAAGGCCAATCTGTTTGCCACCGTCGGCCCTGCGAGCGTGCCGGGGGTGATGCTGTCTGGCCATACCGATGTCGTGCCGGTCGAGGGGCAAAGCTGGACCAAACCGCCCTTCGCGCTGACCGAGGAGGATGGCCGCTTTTATGGCCGGGGCGCCACCGACATGAAGGGTTTCTGCGCTTTGGCCATCGACGCGATGCTGAAGGCCGCTGCCCTGGAGCAGGCGGGGCGCCCGATTGCCGTGCCGCTGCATCTGGCGCTGTCCTATGACGAAGAAATCGGCTGCATGGGTGTGCGCTCGCTTGTCGACATGCTGGCGCAGGCCCCGGTCAAGCCGCGCTTCTGCATCGTGGGCGAGCCGACGGGGATGCAGGTGGCCACCGGGCACAAGGGCAAGGTGGCGCTGCGGGCCACCTGCACCGGGCGCGAGGGCCATTCGGCGCTGGCGCCGCTGGCGCTGAACGCGCTGCATCTGGCGGCGGATTTCCTGAATGCCGTGCGGGCCTTGCAGGCGCGGGTGGCCGCCGAGGGCGTGCGCGATGGCGATTACGATGTGCCCTATACCACGCTGCATGTCGGCAAGATGCAGGGCGGGGTGCAGGTGAACATCGTGCCCAATACTGCCACGCTGGATTTCGAGATCCGCTCGCTGGCCGAGGATGACCCCGAGACCCTGATCGCCGATCTGCGGACGGCGGCCGAGGCCATCGTCGCGCCGCTGCGCGCCGAATACCCCGAGGCGGCGATCCGTGTCGACCGGCTGTGGGATTACCCCGGCCTCGGCACCCCATCCGAAGCGGCGGTGGTGAATTTCGTCAAGGGTCTGACCGGGGCCAATGGCACGATGAAAGTGGCCTTCGGCACCGAGGGCGGGCTGTTTTCCGAACGCCTTGGCATCCCCACCGTGATCTGTGGGCCGGGCAGCATGGCGCAGGGCCACAAGCCAGACGAATATGTCAGCGTGGAGCAGATGGCACGCTGTGCGGCGATGCTGGATGCGCTGATCCTGCAGCTTGAGCAGGGGATCTGA